A section of the Sphingomonas ginsenosidivorax genome encodes:
- a CDS encoding MDR family oxidoreductase yields the protein MFAAIQIDKTDAGQTVSVTQIDEASLPEGDVTIDVAYSTLNYKDGLAITGKGPVVRKFPMVPGIDLVGTVRESSNADWKAGDTVVLNGWGVGETHWGGLGQVARLKGEWLVPLPAAFTPKQAMAIGTAGYTAALCVEAIVAAGVTPDKGDVLVTGATGGVGSVAVALLAKLGFTVVAATGKASEGEYLKQLGASAVIDRADLSAPGKPFQKERWAAVIDSVGSHTLANAVAATKYGGVVAACGLAQGADFPSSVMPFILRGVSLLGIDSVMAPKAKRLRAWERLARDLDPALLETIATEVGLGDAIEAAGALIDGKVRGRVLVDVNR from the coding sequence ATGTTTGCAGCCATCCAGATCGACAAGACCGATGCCGGCCAGACGGTGTCGGTCACGCAGATCGATGAAGCCAGCCTGCCCGAAGGGGATGTGACGATCGACGTCGCCTATTCGACTCTCAACTACAAGGACGGCCTGGCGATCACCGGCAAGGGGCCGGTGGTGCGCAAGTTCCCGATGGTGCCCGGCATCGACCTGGTCGGCACGGTGCGCGAATCCTCGAACGCCGACTGGAAGGCCGGCGATACCGTCGTGCTCAACGGGTGGGGCGTTGGCGAGACGCACTGGGGCGGGCTGGGACAGGTCGCGCGGCTGAAGGGCGAGTGGCTGGTGCCGTTGCCGGCGGCCTTCACGCCGAAGCAGGCGATGGCGATCGGGACGGCGGGCTATACCGCGGCACTCTGCGTCGAGGCGATCGTCGCCGCGGGCGTCACGCCGGACAAGGGCGACGTGCTGGTCACCGGCGCGACGGGGGGTGTCGGCAGCGTCGCCGTCGCGTTGTTGGCGAAGCTCGGTTTCACCGTCGTCGCGGCGACCGGCAAGGCGAGCGAAGGCGAGTACCTGAAGCAATTGGGCGCGTCGGCGGTGATCGACCGCGCGGACTTGAGCGCGCCCGGCAAGCCCTTCCAGAAGGAGCGCTGGGCCGCGGTGATCGACTCGGTCGGTAGCCACACGCTCGCCAATGCGGTCGCGGCGACCAAATATGGCGGCGTCGTCGCGGCGTGCGGTCTCGCACAGGGGGCGGACTTTCCCTCCTCTGTAATGCCGTTCATCCTGCGCGGCGTCAGCCTGCTCGGGATCGACAGCGTGATGGCGCCGAAGGCGAAGCGGCTGCGTGCGTGGGAGCGCCTGGCGCGCGATCTCGATCCCGCGCTGCTTGAGACCATCGCGACCGAGGTCGGGCTGGGCGACGCGATCGAGGCCGCGGGCGCGCTGATCGACGGCAAGGTACGCGGCCGCGTCCTGGTCGACGTCAACCGCTGA
- a CDS encoding VOC family protein, with protein MLTGRHYQNAYVTRDVDKAVAAFRENAEIRKLIEVEVPVQLWTPEGEGQGVQKLAFVWIGDLQVELIQPGAGDVLALYRDALPEGDEVKFHHICQLVDDWEAFMAKVDQEKFPVVLRGGTPGMLEFCYLDTRDWLGHYTEYCWMVPQRWAGMGGR; from the coding sequence ATGCTGACCGGCCGGCATTATCAGAACGCCTATGTCACGCGCGACGTGGACAAGGCGGTGGCGGCGTTTCGCGAGAATGCGGAGATCCGCAAGCTGATCGAGGTCGAGGTGCCGGTCCAGCTCTGGACGCCCGAGGGCGAGGGGCAGGGGGTCCAGAAGCTCGCCTTCGTGTGGATCGGGGATCTGCAGGTCGAGTTGATCCAGCCGGGTGCGGGCGATGTGCTGGCGCTGTACCGCGATGCGCTGCCCGAAGGCGACGAGGTGAAGTTCCACCACATCTGCCAGCTGGTCGACGACTGGGAGGCGTTCATGGCCAAGGTGGACCAGGAGAAGTTCCCGGTCGTGCTGCGTGGCGGCACGCCGGGGATGCTGGAATTCTGCTATCTCGATACGCGCGACTGGCTCGGCCACTATACCGAATATTGCTGGATGGTGCCGCAACGCTGGGCGGGAATGGGCGGGCGGTGA
- a CDS encoding SDR family NAD(P)-dependent oxidoreductase — MATQHVAVITGASSGIGKETAKALVARGWHVIALGRDPGRTASAETEIRAVAESGGRLDMLRADLALIANAEQAADAITTLTSRVDVLINNAGGMAAGKVITSEGLEANFAGNHLGPFVLTNRLLPLLRTAARDAAPGSVRIVNTASDGSEMIPGLHWDDLQLLDAFVPGRAYCQGKLANVMHARALAARLAHDGIVVHALHPGTVASNFINHADATTQAHIRTREHMSAKDGADALIWLATADESGRTTGDYYHQRKVMPPNPVALDDTQVERLWQESERLVATARA; from the coding sequence ATGGCAACCCAGCACGTCGCGGTGATCACGGGCGCAAGCTCCGGCATCGGCAAGGAAACCGCCAAGGCGCTGGTCGCGCGAGGCTGGCACGTCATCGCGCTCGGCCGCGACCCCGGCCGGACCGCCTCCGCCGAGACCGAGATCCGTGCCGTCGCGGAGAGCGGCGGGAGGCTCGACATGCTGCGCGCCGATCTCGCCTTGATCGCCAATGCCGAGCAGGCTGCCGACGCGATCACCACGCTAACCTCGCGCGTTGACGTCCTGATCAACAACGCCGGGGGTATGGCAGCCGGCAAGGTCATCACGAGCGAAGGTCTCGAAGCGAACTTCGCCGGAAACCATCTCGGCCCGTTCGTCCTCACGAACCGGCTGTTGCCGTTGCTTCGCACCGCCGCGCGTGATGCTGCCCCCGGCAGCGTCCGCATCGTCAACACGGCGTCCGACGGCAGCGAGATGATTCCCGGCCTGCACTGGGACGATCTGCAACTGCTCGACGCCTTCGTCCCGGGCCGTGCCTATTGCCAGGGCAAGCTTGCCAACGTGATGCATGCACGCGCCCTCGCCGCCCGTCTCGCCCACGACGGGATCGTCGTCCACGCACTCCACCCCGGCACGGTCGCCTCGAATTTCATCAACCATGCCGACGCCACCACCCAGGCGCACATCCGCACGCGCGAGCACATGTCCGCGAAAGACGGTGCCGACGCGCTGATCTGGCTCGCCACGGCCGACGAATCCGGCCGGACGACGGGCGACTATTATCATCAGCGCAAGGTCATGCCGCCGAACCCGGTTGCGCTCGACGACACTCAGGTCGAACGCCTGTGGCAGGAAAGCGAGCGGCTCGTCGCGACGGCGCGCGCATGA
- a CDS encoding sulfotransferase family protein, giving the protein MTPLHADALIEQAMTTTGLERFDSDSYREGLDVLLADYNQYDHPAPLLERMRGGLVQSLVDRLKTTDYLAGRPDLLDRPVERPLFVFGMPRTGTTLLSNLLACDPARRSALTWEIERPVPPPTTATLKTDPRAIAKLAQEKAMLAARPEMGKYYRNSAIYPNECMFFMIHDFKGLALESRGKLKNYRDWLFATDMTSAYTYHKRFLQLLQADAPGTWNLKMPSHGLWLETLLATYPDARLVWAHRDPFTATSSFCSILSMAHMGYTGTIDHEWLGEDCSYQARLHLDRIMDSREALGHDRIVDVHYADIMADPMRAVRRLYADLGDTLTPQAEAAMQAWLDENPQGKFGKHEYALAQYGLSVEALTPQFERYLSAYDVAREG; this is encoded by the coding sequence GTGACGCCGCTGCACGCCGACGCGCTGATCGAACAGGCGATGACGACCACCGGACTGGAGCGGTTCGACTCCGACTCCTACCGCGAGGGGCTCGACGTCCTGCTGGCCGACTACAACCAGTACGATCATCCCGCGCCTCTGCTCGAGCGGATGCGGGGGGGGCTGGTGCAGTCTTTGGTCGATCGGCTGAAGACGACCGACTATCTGGCCGGTCGCCCCGACCTGCTCGATCGCCCGGTGGAGCGTCCGCTGTTCGTGTTCGGCATGCCGCGGACCGGCACCACGTTGCTGAGCAATCTGCTCGCCTGCGATCCGGCGCGGCGTTCGGCGCTGACCTGGGAGATCGAACGGCCCGTGCCGCCACCGACCACCGCGACGCTGAAGACCGATCCGCGCGCGATCGCCAAGCTCGCGCAGGAAAAGGCGATGCTCGCGGCACGGCCGGAAATGGGGAAATACTACCGGAACTCGGCGATCTATCCGAACGAGTGCATGTTTTTCATGATCCACGACTTCAAGGGGCTGGCGCTGGAGTCGCGTGGCAAGCTGAAGAACTATCGCGACTGGCTGTTCGCGACCGACATGACGTCCGCCTACACCTATCACAAACGCTTCCTGCAGTTGCTGCAGGCCGACGCGCCGGGCACCTGGAACCTCAAGATGCCCAGTCACGGATTGTGGCTGGAAACGTTGCTCGCGACCTATCCCGATGCGCGCCTGGTCTGGGCGCACCGCGACCCGTTCACCGCGACGAGTTCGTTCTGTTCGATCCTCTCGATGGCGCACATGGGCTATACCGGGACGATCGACCATGAATGGCTAGGCGAAGACTGTTCCTATCAGGCCAGGCTGCATCTCGACCGGATCATGGACAGCCGCGAGGCGCTCGGCCACGATCGCATCGTCGATGTCCATTATGCCGATATCATGGCGGATCCGATGCGCGCGGTACGGCGGCTCTATGCCGATCTCGGCGACACGCTGACCCCGCAGGCGGAGGCCGCGATGCAGGCATGGCTCGACGAGAACCCGCAGGGCAAGTTCGGCAAGCACGAATATGCGCTCGCGCAATATGGCCTGTCGGTGGAGGCGCTGACGCCGCAGTTCGAGCGCTACCTGTCTGCCTACGACGTTGCGCGGGAAGGCTGA
- a CDS encoding TonB-dependent receptor, producing the protein MTSLLALGVIAAAQPGAAQTVANPSAPAATAPTDDLVEQGDIIVTAQRRDERARDVPISITNVTAAQLETANIQQLSDVARVTPALRFDSSGSFSQPTIRGVGTAVTTSGGGPNVGIYVDGFYVANPEATAFDLTKTQSIQVLKGPQGTLFGRNTTGGAILVTTAEPSMVTAAEFKATYGRFDAQTYQGYVTTGLGTRVAVDLEGQLRKGDGYFRNLANDDRDVGAYQNWSVRGGVKVRVTDDLSVLLRYTHSETDDPTLLLTNAYVDRNGGSGFYSRVPLAAYGTNSSAGKPLVYAFAPPATYATRPGEVVNVPGTPTRFTNQTDAFQATIRADLGFADLTSYTQVRKDDAVNLQDLDATALALFNINLGIGNRTTTQEFLFTSKPGSALQWTAGLYYFRNRDTYFVNAAFGPPPYMPFGGSSTTTRSYAAFADGTYQLSPSLFFTAGLRYGHDVVGDAYFLIPVTQARFDVPEYKTSRVTPRAVLRYKPSDVSSVYASYSRGYKAGILNVGGASAVPIRPEDIDAFEIGYKFDDRRLSFDLAAYYYRYKNLQVSSFQSGLALITNAASSHISGAEASARYKLTSTFDLTAGAAYTHARYKDFSQAPFYSYCDPTGTVAGLVCGAIGPGSITQTTNDSSGYQMQRAPDFTANAGANYHTALADGTFSLSGNLYYTSKFYFDASKQFEQTGYAVLAMRAQWTDPSDRFTLAVFGDNLTGKRYRNQVLFNTLGIGAVWNAPRTCGVTLAAKF; encoded by the coding sequence ATGACGTCGCTTCTGGCACTGGGCGTCATCGCGGCCGCCCAGCCGGGGGCGGCGCAGACGGTCGCAAACCCGTCTGCGCCGGCCGCCACCGCTCCGACCGACGACCTCGTGGAGCAGGGCGACATCATCGTGACCGCACAGCGTCGCGACGAGCGCGCCCGCGACGTGCCGATCTCGATCACCAACGTGACCGCGGCCCAGTTGGAGACCGCCAACATCCAGCAACTGTCCGACGTCGCGCGCGTCACGCCCGCGCTGCGCTTCGACAGTTCGGGCAGCTTTTCGCAGCCGACCATCCGCGGCGTGGGCACCGCCGTGACGACGTCGGGCGGCGGCCCGAATGTCGGCATCTATGTCGACGGCTTCTACGTCGCCAATCCCGAAGCGACCGCGTTCGACCTGACCAAGACGCAGAGCATCCAGGTCCTGAAAGGGCCCCAGGGTACGCTGTTCGGGCGCAACACGACGGGCGGCGCGATCCTGGTCACCACCGCCGAGCCGAGCATGGTGACCGCCGCCGAGTTCAAGGCGACCTATGGACGCTTCGATGCGCAGACCTATCAGGGGTATGTCACCACCGGGCTGGGGACGCGCGTCGCCGTCGATCTCGAGGGGCAGTTGCGCAAGGGCGACGGCTATTTCCGCAACCTCGCGAACGACGACCGCGATGTCGGTGCCTACCAGAACTGGTCGGTGCGCGGCGGCGTCAAGGTGCGCGTCACCGACGACCTTTCGGTGCTGCTGCGGTACACGCATTCGGAGACCGACGACCCGACGCTGCTGCTGACCAACGCCTATGTCGACAGGAACGGCGGTTCGGGCTTCTACAGCCGCGTACCGCTGGCGGCGTACGGGACGAACAGCAGCGCGGGAAAGCCGCTGGTCTATGCCTTCGCACCGCCGGCAACCTACGCCACGCGGCCGGGCGAGGTGGTCAACGTGCCGGGCACGCCGACCCGCTTCACGAACCAGACGGACGCGTTCCAGGCGACGATCAGGGCGGATCTCGGTTTTGCCGACCTGACGTCGTACACACAGGTCCGCAAGGACGATGCGGTCAACCTGCAGGACCTCGACGCCACCGCGCTTGCCCTCTTCAACATCAACCTGGGGATCGGCAACCGCACCACGACGCAGGAATTCCTGTTCACCTCAAAGCCGGGCAGCGCTCTGCAATGGACGGCGGGCCTGTACTATTTCCGCAACCGCGACACGTATTTCGTCAACGCCGCGTTCGGGCCGCCACCCTATATGCCGTTCGGGGGATCGAGCACGACGACGCGCTCCTATGCCGCGTTCGCAGACGGTACGTACCAGCTGTCGCCCAGCCTGTTCTTCACCGCAGGGCTGCGGTACGGGCACGACGTCGTGGGCGATGCCTATTTCCTGATCCCCGTGACGCAGGCGCGCTTCGACGTACCCGAGTACAAGACCAGCCGTGTCACGCCGCGCGCCGTCCTGCGCTACAAGCCCTCCGACGTCTCCAGCGTCTATGCGTCGTACAGCCGGGGCTACAAGGCGGGTATCCTCAACGTCGGCGGCGCGAGCGCAGTGCCGATCCGACCCGAGGATATCGACGCGTTCGAGATCGGCTACAAATTCGACGACCGGCGATTGTCGTTCGATCTCGCGGCCTATTACTATCGGTACAAGAACCTGCAGGTGTCGAGTTTCCAGAGCGGGCTGGCGCTGATCACCAACGCCGCGAGCTCGCATATTTCCGGGGCCGAGGCATCGGCGCGCTACAAGCTGACGAGCACGTTCGACCTGACGGCCGGCGCCGCCTATACCCATGCGCGCTACAAGGATTTCAGCCAGGCGCCGTTCTATTCCTATTGCGATCCGACCGGAACCGTCGCGGGACTGGTATGCGGCGCGATTGGGCCGGGATCGATCACGCAGACCACCAATGATTCGAGCGGCTATCAAATGCAGCGCGCTCCCGACTTCACCGCGAACGCCGGCGCGAACTATCATACCGCGCTGGCCGACGGGACGTTCAGCCTGTCGGGGAACCTCTATTACACGTCGAAATTCTATTTCGATGCGTCCAAGCAGTTCGAGCAGACGGGCTACGCGGTGCTCGCGATGCGCGCGCAATGGACCGACCCGTCGGACCGCTTCACGCTGGCGGTGTTCGGGGACAATCTGACGGGCAAACGCTATCGCAACCAGGTGCTGTTCAACACGCTGGGGATCGGTGCGGTGTGGAACGCGCCGCGGACATGTGGTGTCACGCTTGCCGCGAAGTTCTGA
- a CDS encoding cytochrome P450, giving the protein MNDETHAFEAHDFFRSDRFVADPYPYFDHLRDVCPVTREPHQGIVMVTGYAEALAIYNDPAGFSSCMSTTGPFAGCPIPLEGRGNDDISALIEEYRDQTPFHDQLPTMDPPVHTAHRSLLMSLITPRRLKENEEFMWRLADQQIDTFIANGACEWMDAFAQPFAVLVVADLLGVPAADRIEFRKHLIRVEQESGGAVVGGTDGEVTHGPLEWLYGKFSTYIEERRLNPKDDVLTGLAQATFPDGSVPEPIEVARIAANVFAAGQETTVRLLSYAMQVLGDRPDIQRRLRDDRSLIPNFVEECLRMEGPVKGDFRLAKKPTTVGGVDIPAGSFLYIANSAANRDSRKFDDPGEFQLDRKNARLHLAFGAGRHACPGAPLARAETVVSLNRMFDRTSDIRISEAVHGPAGQRRYSYLPTFILRGLTHINLEFDPVEAG; this is encoded by the coding sequence ATGAACGACGAAACCCATGCGTTCGAAGCGCACGACTTCTTCCGCAGCGACCGGTTCGTCGCCGATCCCTACCCGTATTTCGACCATCTGAGAGACGTCTGCCCGGTGACGCGCGAGCCGCATCAGGGCATCGTGATGGTCACCGGCTATGCCGAGGCGCTGGCGATCTACAACGATCCCGCCGGCTTCTCGTCCTGCATGTCGACCACTGGGCCGTTCGCCGGCTGCCCGATCCCGCTGGAGGGGCGCGGAAACGACGACATTTCGGCACTGATCGAGGAGTATCGCGACCAGACGCCGTTCCACGACCAGCTCCCGACGATGGACCCCCCGGTCCACACCGCGCACCGCTCGCTGCTGATGTCGCTGATCACGCCACGCCGCCTCAAGGAGAATGAGGAGTTCATGTGGCGGCTGGCCGACCAGCAGATCGACACCTTCATCGCGAACGGTGCATGCGAATGGATGGATGCGTTCGCGCAGCCCTTTGCCGTCCTGGTCGTCGCGGACTTGCTGGGCGTGCCGGCCGCCGACCGGATCGAGTTCCGCAAGCACCTGATCAGGGTCGAGCAGGAAAGCGGCGGTGCCGTTGTCGGGGGCACCGATGGCGAAGTGACGCACGGGCCGCTCGAATGGCTCTACGGCAAGTTCTCGACCTATATCGAGGAGCGCAGGCTTAACCCCAAGGACGACGTGCTCACGGGATTGGCGCAGGCGACCTTCCCCGACGGGTCGGTGCCCGAACCGATCGAGGTTGCCCGGATCGCCGCCAACGTGTTCGCGGCAGGACAGGAAACCACGGTCCGCCTGCTCAGCTACGCGATGCAGGTCCTCGGCGACCGGCCCGATATCCAGCGCCGCCTGCGCGACGACCGCAGCCTGATCCCCAATTTCGTCGAGGAATGTCTGCGCATGGAGGGACCGGTCAAGGGCGACTTCCGGCTCGCGAAGAAGCCGACGACGGTCGGCGGAGTCGACATTCCGGCGGGCTCGTTCCTGTATATCGCCAACAGCGCCGCCAACCGCGATTCGCGCAAGTTCGACGATCCCGGCGAGTTCCAGCTGGACCGGAAGAACGCGCGTCTCCACCTGGCGTTCGGTGCCGGTCGCCACGCCTGCCCCGGCGCGCCCCTCGCGCGGGCGGAAACGGTGGTGAGCCTCAATCGCATGTTCGACCGAACCTCGGACATTCGTATCTCGGAAGCGGTCCACGGGCCGGCCGGGCAGCGCCGCTACAGCTATCTTCCGACCTTCATCCTGCGTGGGCTCACGCACATAAACCTCGAGTTCGATCCGGTGGAGGCCGGCTGA
- a CDS encoding carboxymuconolactone decarboxylase family protein — MTDERLGHEPRIAPLDPSEIDPGLAAMLDSMIAINAAVDSREADTLTDLADPAADRDVRAMLDRLPEIMRTMLRHPALFTCLANTGPQLLGYGALPPRDRELAILRVGWLCRAPYEWGEHVIIAKKCGVTTTEVEAVTIGSTASDWRDHDRAILRAVEELHADATISDATWATLAARYDDRQLIELPVVIGQYQAVAYYQNALRLRLHHDNPGLAAR; from the coding sequence ATGACGGACGAACGTCTGGGGCACGAGCCTCGCATCGCACCGCTCGATCCTTCCGAGATCGACCCTGGTCTTGCAGCGATGCTCGACAGCATGATCGCGATCAACGCCGCGGTCGATTCGCGGGAAGCCGACACACTGACCGATCTGGCCGACCCCGCCGCGGACCGTGATGTGCGCGCGATGCTGGATCGCCTGCCAGAGATCATGCGGACGATGCTGCGCCATCCGGCGCTGTTCACCTGTCTTGCCAACACCGGGCCGCAATTGCTCGGTTATGGCGCACTCCCGCCGCGCGACCGCGAACTCGCCATCCTGCGCGTCGGCTGGCTGTGCCGCGCACCCTATGAATGGGGCGAGCATGTCATCATCGCCAAGAAGTGCGGCGTGACGACCACCGAGGTCGAGGCCGTCACGATCGGATCAACCGCGTCCGACTGGCGCGATCACGACCGCGCGATCCTGCGCGCGGTCGAGGAACTGCATGCCGACGCGACGATCAGCGACGCGACCTGGGCCACGCTTGCTGCGCGCTATGACGACCGCCAGCTGATCGAACTGCCTGTCGTGATCGGGCAATATCAGGCGGTCGCTTACTACCAGAACGCGCTGCGACTGCGCCTCCACCACGACAACCCGGGGCTCGCAGCCCGCTAG
- a CDS encoding TetR/AcrR family transcriptional regulator, which translates to MTEPRTRRARDPVATRAAILEAARALIARDGPDGMSVSAVAALAGVNRGTAYQHFATREDLVAATMQSVSDQLFHAAFGDPATVGDRRVEDVDITLLTTTLADFAVDNPALCRIWFLQLLASDEPAQDPFWREYAGSLRRFTETDLAERGIDSDVFSMLMLAGNFLWPVWTKAHEKTPAQRRELSRRFAIESLRLSMHGTMRAERFPEIEALIADRRPPKAGLRAV; encoded by the coding sequence ATGACCGAACCCCGCACCCGGCGAGCCCGCGACCCGGTGGCGACGCGTGCCGCGATCCTGGAGGCCGCACGGGCGCTGATCGCGCGCGACGGGCCCGACGGCATGAGCGTGTCGGCGGTTGCCGCGCTGGCGGGGGTCAATCGCGGTACCGCCTATCAGCATTTCGCGACGCGCGAGGATCTGGTCGCGGCGACGATGCAGTCGGTGTCCGATCAACTGTTCCACGCCGCGTTCGGCGATCCGGCGACCGTCGGCGATCGCCGGGTCGAGGATGTCGACATCACGCTGCTGACGACGACGCTCGCCGACTTCGCGGTCGACAATCCCGCCTTGTGCCGGATCTGGTTTCTCCAGTTGCTCGCGTCGGACGAACCCGCGCAGGACCCGTTCTGGCGGGAATATGCCGGATCGCTGCGGCGCTTCACGGAAACCGATCTGGCCGAGCGGGGAATCGATTCCGACGTGTTCTCGATGCTGATGCTGGCGGGGAATTTCCTGTGGCCGGTCTGGACCAAGGCCCACGAGAAGACCCCGGCGCAACGGCGCGAACTCAGCCGACGGTTCGCCATCGAGAGCCTGCGACTGTCGATGCACGGCACGATGCGCGCCGAGCGCTTTCCCGAGATCGAGGCGCTGATCGCCGACCGCCGCCCCCCAAAGGCGGGGCTGCGGGCGGTATAA
- a CDS encoding ferredoxin codes for MKVCVNADICAGFGLCIGIAPEVFELHDDGYAVVMVSEVQPEDEDMIRSAARQCPAQAITLGDDPTVS; via the coding sequence ATGAAGGTCTGCGTCAATGCCGACATCTGCGCCGGCTTCGGCCTCTGCATCGGGATCGCCCCGGAGGTCTTCGAACTCCATGACGACGGCTATGCCGTCGTCATGGTGAGCGAGGTCCAGCCCGAGGACGAGGACATGATCCGCAGCGCCGCGCGCCAATGCCCGGCCCAGGCGATCACCCTGGGCGACGATCCGACCGTTTCCTAA
- a CDS encoding class I adenylate-forming enzyme family protein, translating into MTQPLSIVAGPPLADEPGIGALTLSGWLREVVGLYGPSEALVLHEHGAEIRWTYDDLWAHAHAVARALIACAVGKGTRVGVLMTNRPEFLSAVFGTALAGGVAATLSTFSTQAELDHLLQSSACSVLLLERSVLKKDFTEVVVALEPALATTAPGAVASLRFPFLRHVAAIGGGAGAIEDWAAFLARGESVAPERVDATAATVTPADPGVLFFSSGSTSKPKGILSAHRGPSLQLWRWKRFLAAKPDARAWSANGFFWSGNFAMMGGTLSSGGSLILQKTFDPVEALSLMERERATMAFAWPHQYAQLEGAANWTSVDLSSLYYVNVALAKHPTVHTDWQEPWSAYGNTETFTISSIYDSGTPEAREGVGHGYPLPGNIFKVVDPLTGAVVPLGERGELAVKGATMMLGYVGVPLDETLDAEGFFHTGDGGFFDTAGRLHWEGRLNDIIKTGGANVSPIEIDAVLKGMDGVKVTQTVGVPHDTLGELVVSCIVPHDGAVLDEDAVRAYAKQALASYKVPRRVLFFAADELELTGSAKVKTADLKALVVKRLA; encoded by the coding sequence GTGACTCAGCCCCTCTCGATCGTGGCCGGGCCACCGCTGGCGGACGAACCCGGCATCGGCGCTCTGACGCTGTCCGGCTGGCTCCGCGAGGTGGTCGGGCTGTACGGGCCGAGCGAGGCGCTGGTCCTTCACGAGCATGGGGCGGAGATCCGCTGGACCTATGACGACCTGTGGGCGCACGCCCATGCGGTCGCACGCGCGCTGATCGCGTGCGCGGTCGGCAAGGGTACGCGCGTCGGTGTGCTGATGACCAACCGGCCGGAATTCCTGTCCGCCGTGTTCGGCACCGCGCTGGCCGGGGGGGTGGCGGCGACGCTGTCGACCTTCTCGACGCAGGCGGAGCTCGATCATCTCCTGCAGAGCTCGGCCTGCTCGGTCCTGCTGCTCGAACGCAGCGTGCTGAAGAAGGATTTCACCGAGGTCGTCGTTGCCCTGGAACCGGCCCTGGCGACGACGGCGCCGGGGGCGGTGGCGTCGCTGCGCTTCCCCTTCCTGCGCCATGTCGCCGCGATCGGCGGTGGTGCCGGCGCGATCGAGGACTGGGCGGCATTCCTCGCGCGGGGGGAGAGCGTCGCGCCGGAACGCGTCGATGCCACCGCCGCTACCGTCACGCCCGCCGATCCGGGCGTATTGTTCTTCTCGTCGGGATCGACCTCGAAGCCCAAGGGTATCCTCAGCGCGCATCGCGGCCCGAGTCTGCAGTTGTGGCGCTGGAAACGGTTCCTCGCGGCAAAGCCCGATGCGCGGGCCTGGTCCGCCAACGGGTTCTTCTGGTCGGGCAATTTCGCGATGATGGGGGGCACCCTGTCGAGCGGGGGCAGCCTGATCCTGCAGAAGACGTTCGATCCGGTCGAGGCGCTGAGCCTGATGGAGCGCGAACGCGCGACCATGGCGTTTGCCTGGCCGCACCAATATGCGCAGCTGGAGGGCGCGGCGAACTGGACCAGCGTCGATCTGTCGAGCCTGTATTACGTCAATGTCGCGCTGGCGAAGCACCCCACCGTGCACACGGACTGGCAGGAGCCGTGGTCGGCCTATGGCAACACCGAGACGTTCACGATCAGTTCGATCTATGATTCCGGCACGCCGGAAGCGCGCGAGGGCGTCGGCCATGGCTATCCGCTGCCCGGCAATATCTTCAAGGTGGTCGACCCGCTGACCGGCGCGGTCGTGCCGCTCGGCGAGCGCGGCGAACTGGCCGTGAAGGGCGCGACAATGATGCTCGGCTATGTCGGCGTGCCGCTTGACGAGACGCTCGATGCGGAGGGGTTCTTCCATACCGGCGACGGCGGGTTCTTCGACACGGCGGGGCGGCTCCACTGGGAAGGGCGTCTGAACGACATCATCAAGACCGGCGGCGCGAACGTCTCGCCGATCGAGATCGACGCCGTGCTGAAGGGCATGGACGGCGTGAAGGTGACGCAGACGGTCGGCGTGCCGCACGACACGCTGGGAGAACTGGTCGTATCGTGCATTGTGCCGCATGACGGAGCGGTGCTCGACGAGGACGCCGTGCGTGCATATGCGAAGCAAGCGCTCGCCAGCTACAAGGTCCCGCGGCGGGTGTTGTTCTTCGCTGCCGACGAGCTCGAGCTGACGGGCAGCGCGAAGGTCAAGACGGCGGACCTGAAGGCGCTGGTGGTCAAGCGATTGGCGTAA